A portion of the Fusobacterium perfoetens ATCC 29250 genome contains these proteins:
- a CDS encoding fumarate hydratase, producing the protein MREINLEVITKEVERLCIEANYYIGKDVLEKLKNAYETEESEVAKTILGQIIENDKIAFEENLPICQDTGLAVIFLEIGTEVKINGDIYEAINEGVRRGYENGYLRKSAVRHPIDRVNTKDNTPAIIHTKLIPNSDKIKIIMAPKGGGSENMSTVKMMKPADGEEGIKKFVVDFVKNAGGNPCPPIVIGIGLGGTFEKAALLAKEALLRDLDDESSNPIDAKLEKEILELINKTGVGAMGIGGINTALAVKVNSFPCHIASMPVAININCHVARHKSVII; encoded by the coding sequence ATGAGAGAAATAAATTTGGAAGTGATTACAAAAGAAGTTGAAAGACTATGTATAGAAGCTAATTATTATATTGGAAAAGATGTATTAGAAAAATTAAAAAATGCTTATGAAACAGAAGAATCAGAAGTAGCAAAAACTATCTTAGGACAAATTATTGAAAATGATAAAATTGCTTTTGAAGAAAATTTACCTATTTGTCAAGATACAGGACTTGCAGTAATTTTCTTAGAAATAGGAACTGAAGTAAAAATAAATGGGGATATATATGAAGCTATAAATGAGGGAGTGAGAAGAGGATATGAAAATGGATATCTTAGAAAATCAGCTGTAAGACATCCAATTGATAGAGTTAATACAAAAGATAATACTCCTGCTATAATTCATACAAAACTTATTCCAAATTCAGATAAAATAAAAATAATTATGGCTCCAAAAGGTGGAGGTTCTGAAAATATGAGTACAGTTAAAATGATGAAACCTGCTGATGGAGAAGAGGGAATTAAAAAATTTGTAGTTGATTTTGTAAAAAATGCTGGAGGAAATCCTTGTCCACCTATAGTTATAGGAATTGGACTTGGAGGAACATTTGAAAAAGCTGCTTTACTTGCAAAAGAAGCTTTACTTAGAGATTTAGATGATGAAAGTTCTAATCCAATAGATGCAAAACTTGAAAAAGAGATTTTAGAACTTATAAATAAAACAGGAGTGGGAGCTATGGGAATTGGTGGAATAAATACAGCTCTTGCTGTAAAAGTTAATAGTTTTCCTTGTCACATTGCGTCTATGCCAGTAGCTATTAATATTAATTGTCATGTAGCTAGACATAAATCTGTTATAATTTAG
- a CDS encoding hemolysin family protein, with protein sequence MEVPTSGQMISNLLFLVFLTLVNAFFACTEMAMVSVNKNKINMIAEKGDKRAKLILKLLEEPTNFLSTIQVAITLSGFFASASAATNFSYIVANWLMLFNIPYSKEIALILVTIILSFFTLVFGELVPKRVALQKAETMSLFAVRIVYLISKIVLPFIKLLSFFTNFVLKVLGMNLKNMEERVSEEEIKSLIEIGEKHGVFNETEKEMITSVLSFDDKCAREVMTPRKNVYCIDINEPLSEYIDELLETRHSRVPIYEEDKDNIIGILYIKDFIIEARLKGFENVNIRDIMQKPYFILENKNIDVLFKEFQEKKIFIALLIDEYGGFSGIVTMEDLIEEIMGSIEEVHDEAEPKLEKIDEDNYIVDGLYSMDDLNYELDLKFDNEEFDTVSGFVINLLGKIPEENEKLSIDYKNISFEILGVKEKCIDKIKITIHHIEKNEDDDIEKEDE encoded by the coding sequence ATGGAAGTTCCCACGTCAGGACAGATGATTTCAAATTTATTATTTTTAGTGTTTTTAACTTTGGTTAATGCTTTTTTTGCTTGTACCGAAATGGCTATGGTGTCTGTTAATAAAAACAAAATTAACATGATTGCTGAAAAAGGAGATAAAAGGGCTAAACTTATTCTAAAACTTTTAGAAGAGCCAACAAACTTTTTATCAACTATACAAGTAGCTATTACTTTATCAGGATTTTTTGCCAGTGCTTCAGCAGCTACTAATTTTTCATATATTGTAGCAAATTGGCTTATGTTATTTAATATTCCTTACAGTAAAGAGATAGCTCTTATTCTTGTAACTATTATTTTATCCTTCTTTACTTTAGTTTTTGGAGAATTAGTTCCTAAAAGAGTAGCTCTACAAAAAGCAGAAACTATGAGTTTATTTGCAGTAAGAATTGTATATCTAATTTCAAAGATAGTTTTACCTTTTATAAAACTTTTATCTTTCTTTACAAATTTTGTTTTAAAAGTATTAGGTATGAATTTAAAAAATATGGAAGAGAGAGTTTCAGAGGAGGAAATTAAATCTTTAATAGAAATTGGAGAAAAACATGGTGTATTTAATGAAACAGAAAAAGAGATGATAACATCTGTATTGTCTTTTGATGATAAATGTGCTAGAGAAGTTATGACACCAAGAAAAAATGTATATTGTATAGATATTAACGAACCTTTAAGTGAATATATTGATGAATTATTAGAAACTCGTCATTCAAGAGTTCCAATATATGAAGAAGATAAAGATAATATAATAGGTATTCTATATATAAAAGATTTTATAATAGAAGCTAGATTAAAAGGTTTTGAAAATGTAAATATTAGAGATATTATGCAAAAGCCATATTTTATTCTTGAAAATAAAAATATTGATGTTTTATTTAAGGAGTTTCAAGAGAAAAAAATATTTATAGCTTTACTTATAGATGAGTATGGTGGATTTTCTGGTATAGTAACTATGGAAGATTTAATAGAAGAGATTATGGGTTCTATAGAAGAAGTACATGATGAAGCAGAACCTAAATTAGAAAAAATAGATGAAGATAATTATATAGTAGATGGTCTTTATTCTATGGATGACTTAAATTATGAGCTTGATTTAAAATTTGATAATGAAGAGTTTGATACTGTATCAGGTTTTGTTATAAATCTACTTGGAAAAATTCCAGAAGAAAATGAAAAACTATCAATAGATTATAAAAATATATCTTTTGAAATTTTAGGTGTAAAAGAAAAATGTATTGATAAAATAAAAATTACTATTCATCATATAGAAAAAAATGAAGATGATGATATAGAAAAGGAAGATGAATAA